Proteins from a genomic interval of Crassostrea angulata isolate pt1a10 chromosome 7, ASM2561291v2, whole genome shotgun sequence:
- the LOC128156078 gene encoding complement C1q tumor necrosis factor-related protein 3-like isoform X2: protein MSVYNNDMLSISLISLCLTLCLVLDTTCLLDLNSQQSPTTQSTSFLNQLLLQEQQLRIELQKQITGIQSQIQANNVVQVAFFVRLRDKITNHHMSTIMVFDDVQLNTGNAYDPHVGTFTAPVEGVYKFDLVLSSNVENGHGEMMHNGVKILDVYADKVNQSFYGRGSGSIIVRMAKGDKVWIQHIDVGNTVINGGIETAFSGHLLFAA, encoded by the exons ATGAgtgtttacaacaacgacatgCTATCGATATCATTGATATCATTGTGTTTGACTTTGTGTCTTGTTCTAGACACAACTTGTCTTCTGGATCTGAATTCCCAGCAGTCGCCCACTACACAATCAACGTCATTCCTTAACCAACTTCTTCTCCAAGAACAGCAACTCCGCATAGAATTGCAAAAACAGATCACCGGAATTCAATCCCAAATACAAG CAAACAACGTTGTACAAGTGGCCTTCTTTGTAAGACTCCGCGACAAAATAACCAACCACCATATGTCCACCATCATGGTTTTCGACGACGTCCAGTTGAACACAGGAAACGCTTACGACCCTCACGTCGGGACGTTCACCGCTCCAGTAGAGGGGGTTTACAAATTCGACCTTGTCCTTTCCTCTAATGTGGAAAACGGTCACGGAGAGATGATGCACAATGGCGTCAAGATATTGGATGTATACGCGGATAAGGTCAACCAGTCCTTTTATGGTCGCGGAAGCGGAAGTATCATAGTGCGAATGGCAAAGGGTGATAAAGTATGGATCCAACATATTGATGTTGGAAACACTGTTATCAATGGGGGTATAGAAACTGCATTTTCCGGACATCTTTTGTTTGCAGCTTGa
- the LOC128156078 gene encoding complement C1q tumor necrosis factor-related protein 3-like isoform X1 has product MSVYNNDMLSISLISLCLTLCLVLDTTCLLDLNSQQSPTTQSTSFLNQLLLQEQQLRIELQKQITGIQSQIQDLRQHVVSCEQDNRNLQSKYAELSTNLSISANNVVQVAFFVRLRDKITNHHMSTIMVFDDVQLNTGNAYDPHVGTFTAPVEGVYKFDLVLSSNVENGHGEMMHNGVKILDVYADKVNQSFYGRGSGSIIVRMAKGDKVWIQHIDVGNTVINGGIETAFSGHLLFAA; this is encoded by the exons ATGAgtgtttacaacaacgacatgCTATCGATATCATTGATATCATTGTGTTTGACTTTGTGTCTTGTTCTAGACACAACTTGTCTTCTGGATCTGAATTCCCAGCAGTCGCCCACTACACAATCAACGTCATTCCTTAACCAACTTCTTCTCCAAGAACAGCAACTCCGCATAGAATTGCAAAAACAGATCACCGGAATTCAATCCCAAATACAAG ATCTGAGACAGCATGTTGTCAGTTGTGAGCAAGACAATAGAAACCTCCAATCCAAGTATGCTGAGCTTAGCACCAACCTTTCGATCAGTG CAAACAACGTTGTACAAGTGGCCTTCTTTGTAAGACTCCGCGACAAAATAACCAACCACCATATGTCCACCATCATGGTTTTCGACGACGTCCAGTTGAACACAGGAAACGCTTACGACCCTCACGTCGGGACGTTCACCGCTCCAGTAGAGGGGGTTTACAAATTCGACCTTGTCCTTTCCTCTAATGTGGAAAACGGTCACGGAGAGATGATGCACAATGGCGTCAAGATATTGGATGTATACGCGGATAAGGTCAACCAGTCCTTTTATGGTCGCGGAAGCGGAAGTATCATAGTGCGAATGGCAAAGGGTGATAAAGTATGGATCCAACATATTGATGTTGGAAACACTGTTATCAATGGGGGTATAGAAACTGCATTTTCCGGACATCTTTTGTTTGCAGCTTGa